The following are from one region of the Ruficoccus sp. ZRK36 genome:
- a CDS encoding bile acid:sodium symporter family protein, translating to MLTSWLKRTHIDGFLIVLIGAVVLASFLPAHGVGDTIFRHLTTAAIALLFFMHGAKLPRQALIGGLGHWRLHLTIFASTFILFPLLGLGMQLFVPHPMHEDIYLGFLYLCALPATVQSAIAFTSIGGGNIPAAVCSASASSILGIFLSPILVGLLMETQEGGSGDTLGAIRAICLQLMLPFVIGHLCRPLLKGLIHRYKKAINITDRSSIVLVVYTAFSEAVVGGIWKQIDLFSIGMIVLFSCVLLAVVLFINIHAARLLGFGKEDEITIVFCGSKKSLANGVPMANVLFPPAAVGLMVLPLMIFHQIQLMVCAVMAARYAKRLEKP from the coding sequence ATGCTCACCTCCTGGCTCAAGCGTACGCACATTGACGGTTTTCTGATCGTACTGATCGGGGCGGTCGTGCTGGCCAGCTTTCTGCCGGCGCATGGTGTGGGTGATACGATCTTCCGGCACCTGACGACAGCGGCCATCGCGCTGCTGTTCTTCATGCATGGGGCAAAGCTGCCGCGTCAGGCACTCATCGGTGGGCTCGGGCACTGGCGGCTGCACCTGACGATCTTTGCCAGCACCTTTATATTGTTTCCGCTGCTCGGGCTGGGGATGCAGCTCTTTGTCCCCCACCCCATGCACGAGGACATTTACCTCGGCTTTCTCTACCTGTGTGCCCTGCCCGCCACGGTGCAGTCGGCCATCGCCTTTACCTCGATCGGCGGGGGCAATATCCCGGCAGCGGTCTGCAGCGCCTCAGCCTCCAGCATTCTGGGTATATTCCTCTCGCCAATACTGGTCGGCCTGCTGATGGAGACGCAGGAAGGCGGCTCCGGCGACACTCTGGGGGCGATTCGAGCCATCTGCCTGCAGCTGATGCTGCCCTTTGTCATCGGGCACCTCTGCCGTCCGCTGCTTAAGGGCCTCATCCACCGCTACAAGAAAGCGATCAACATCACCGACCGCAGCTCGATCGTGCTGGTCGTCTACACGGCCTTCAGCGAGGCCGTGGTGGGCGGGATCTGGAAGCAGATCGATCTGTTTAGCATCGGGATGATCGTGCTTTTTTCCTGCGTCCTGCTGGCCGTCGTCCTTTTCATCAACATCCACGCAGCACGCCTGCTGGGGTTCGGAAAAGAGGACGAAATCACCATCGTCTTCTGCGGCTCCAAGAAGAGCCTGGCCAACGGTGTGCCCATGGCCAACGTACTCTTCCCTCCTGCGGCCGTGGGGCTGATGGTACTGCCGCTCATGATCTTTCACCAGATCCAGCTCATGGTCTGCGCGGTCATGGCCGCCCGCTACGCCAAGCGGCTGGAAAAGCCTTAA
- the ilvB gene encoding biosynthetic-type acetolactate synthase large subunit, giving the protein MKTEPLVSFPPQDEKGPAMKGADVVVECLEREGVDVIFAYPGGSSIELHQALTRAKKLRTILPRHEQGGGFMAHGYARATGKPGVCMATSGPGATNLVTCIADAFMDSIPLVAITGQVFQEFIGKTAFQETDFFGMTLPVVKHSFLVLEAEELPMIIKKAFIIATTGRPGPVVIDIPKDVQQKVFEPVFPGAVDIPGYPPLPEASDEQLKEVLGLISESKQPALYIGGGIISAHASDELREFAKLTGIPVASTLMGLGAFPPDDPQSLYWFGMHGTVAGNWAVCDSDLLICIGARFDDRITGTVSKFAPEAKIVHFDIDRSEHNKNKHTHFPIHSDLKYALKRMIELIKAGEFAKPDLSEWYTTINGWKKQHPYPFTYKESDKYILAQDAIKALYEETKGEAIISTGVGQHQMWAPQYYHFKEPRHFISSLGLGTMGFGLPAALGAKVAFPEKTVINIEGDGSFQMNIQELATAKIEKIDAKIMLLNNQHLGMVVQWEDRFYDGVRGHTILCDPENIGSPDNIDAVYPDFAGIAKGYGIAGRRIYKKEDLLPAIKEMLAHDGPYLLDVLIPYTEHVLPFIPQKKGAKDILTD; this is encoded by the coding sequence ATGAAGACCGAACCCCTTGTCAGCTTCCCGCCACAAGACGAAAAAGGACCCGCCATGAAGGGCGCCGACGTCGTCGTAGAGTGCCTGGAGCGTGAGGGCGTAGACGTCATTTTCGCCTATCCGGGCGGCTCTTCGATCGAGCTGCACCAGGCCCTGACCCGCGCCAAAAAACTGCGTACGATCCTGCCCCGCCACGAGCAGGGAGGCGGCTTCATGGCCCATGGCTACGCCCGCGCCACCGGTAAGCCCGGCGTGTGCATGGCCACCTCCGGCCCCGGCGCGACGAACCTCGTGACCTGTATCGCGGATGCCTTTATGGACTCCATCCCGCTGGTCGCCATCACCGGCCAGGTGTTTCAGGAGTTCATCGGTAAGACGGCCTTTCAGGAGACAGACTTTTTCGGGATGACCCTGCCTGTGGTCAAACACAGCTTCCTCGTGCTAGAGGCTGAGGAGCTGCCCATGATCATCAAAAAGGCCTTTATCATCGCCACCACCGGCCGTCCCGGCCCGGTCGTGATCGATATCCCCAAGGACGTCCAGCAGAAGGTGTTCGAGCCGGTCTTTCCCGGTGCCGTGGACATCCCCGGCTACCCGCCCCTGCCGGAGGCTTCCGATGAGCAGCTCAAAGAAGTGCTCGGCCTGATCTCCGAATCCAAGCAACCGGCTCTCTACATCGGCGGCGGCATCATCTCCGCTCACGCCTCGGACGAACTGCGTGAGTTTGCCAAGCTGACGGGCATCCCCGTCGCCTCCACCCTGATGGGTCTGGGTGCATTCCCGCCGGATGATCCGCAGAGCCTGTACTGGTTTGGTATGCACGGCACCGTCGCCGGGAACTGGGCGGTGTGCGACTCGGACCTGCTGATCTGCATCGGCGCGCGCTTCGACGACCGCATCACCGGCACCGTCTCGAAGTTCGCCCCCGAGGCGAAGATTGTCCACTTCGACATCGACCGCTCCGAGCACAACAAAAACAAGCACACGCACTTCCCGATCCACAGCGACCTCAAGTACGCGCTTAAGCGTATGATCGAGCTGATCAAGGCCGGTGAGTTCGCCAAGCCCGACCTGTCTGAGTGGTACACCACCATCAACGGCTGGAAAAAACAGCACCCCTACCCCTTTACCTACAAGGAGAGCGACAAGTACATCCTCGCTCAGGATGCGATTAAAGCTCTCTACGAGGAAACCAAGGGCGAAGCCATCATCTCGACCGGTGTCGGTCAGCACCAGATGTGGGCCCCCCAGTATTACCACTTTAAGGAACCGCGCCACTTCATTAGCTCTCTGGGGCTGGGCACGATGGGATTTGGCCTGCCGGCCGCCCTCGGCGCCAAGGTCGCCTTCCCGGAAAAGACCGTCATCAACATCGAGGGTGACGGCTCCTTCCAGATGAACATCCAGGAGCTGGCCACGGCCAAGATCGAGAAGATCGACGCCAAGATCATGCTCCTGAACAACCAGCACCTGGGCATGGTCGTGCAGTGGGAAGACCGCTTCTACGACGGCGTGCGCGGCCACACCATCCTCTGCGACCCGGAGAACATCGGCAGCCCCGATAACATCGACGCGGTTTACCCGGACTTTGCGGGTATCGCCAAGGGCTACGGCATCGCTGGCCGACGCATCTACAAAAAGGAAGACCTGCTCCCGGCCATCAAGGAAATGCTCGCCCACGACGGCCCGTACCTGCTGGACGTGCTCATCCCCTACACCGAGCATGTGCTGCCCTTTATCCCGCAGAAAAAGGGCGCCAAGGACATTCTCACCGACTAG
- a CDS encoding acyltransferase family protein: MSKALQYRPEIDGLRAVAVLPVVFYHVGLSFPGGFIGVDVFFVISGFLITGIIMRELELGNFSIMRFYERRVRRILPALTMVLLGTLAVAYFTFFATEFEELGQHIVPVSIFLENLKLYTLGGDYWAESTERLPLLHMWSLAIEEQFYIFIPVLLIVLHRFWRRHILLFFVLLYLASLACCIVVTGIDTKFAFYMLPTRAWELASGSLVFILISQGRTLSKAVGNQVLSILGILMILVGCFIINDDRQFPGAWALIPTLGASLFIYGCTEVPTLAGRLLSCAPMRLIGLISYSLYLIHWPLLVFVKNYRFPDPLLPLDKVMIVVVSILLSLASWKFVETPFRRLGRHRLTSPAVVAIGCAVLALFFVLGKYIRLRDGMPERFDSLKPDLARNIAHSDWVSLTGARKYGNSRYYETGGYQLRTSPDQPPQVVLFGDSHATMFAPAIDTVTTELGLPTSFCANDGQKTYIEDTDEQREMMNQLLDQWHPKVIIYICRWEDLLKNSDEQARTEIFARLEELASRCDQLYVFNEIPRIFDIKRIRASDYIYGIARKNGWELPTISDQSTSLSNDVVRSELESLGAHNIELVDACSLYTEEGSVVYHDNEGYLYYRDDSHLNAIGAEKITPLLRSLLVETFSEVDGGTPPAGAR; the protein is encoded by the coding sequence ATGTCAAAAGCTCTTCAATATCGGCCTGAAATCGATGGGCTGCGAGCGGTCGCCGTATTGCCGGTGGTCTTTTACCATGTCGGCTTATCCTTTCCCGGTGGGTTTATCGGGGTCGATGTGTTTTTCGTGATCTCGGGTTTCCTGATTACCGGGATTATTATGAGAGAGTTAGAGCTTGGAAACTTCTCGATCATGAGGTTTTACGAGCGTCGAGTGAGGAGGATTCTTCCCGCCCTCACCATGGTGCTCCTCGGGACACTGGCTGTCGCCTATTTTACGTTTTTTGCCACCGAGTTTGAAGAGCTTGGCCAGCATATTGTCCCTGTCTCGATTTTTCTGGAGAACTTAAAGTTATATACGCTCGGTGGAGACTATTGGGCCGAGTCGACGGAGCGGTTGCCCTTACTGCACATGTGGTCTCTGGCCATTGAGGAGCAATTTTACATTTTCATTCCGGTCCTTTTAATCGTTCTCCATCGGTTCTGGCGCAGGCATATCCTGCTCTTTTTCGTTCTGCTTTATCTGGCTTCGTTAGCCTGCTGCATTGTTGTCACCGGGATTGATACCAAATTCGCCTTTTACATGCTTCCGACCAGAGCCTGGGAGCTGGCGAGTGGTTCACTGGTTTTTATTCTTATAAGCCAGGGGCGTACCCTTTCAAAGGCCGTTGGCAATCAGGTGCTTTCGATACTGGGTATCCTCATGATCCTGGTCGGGTGCTTTATCATTAATGATGACCGTCAATTCCCCGGCGCGTGGGCGTTGATTCCCACGCTGGGCGCCTCCCTGTTCATATACGGCTGTACGGAAGTGCCGACACTGGCCGGGCGTTTACTATCCTGTGCCCCGATGCGCCTGATCGGTTTGATCTCGTATTCCTTGTACCTGATTCATTGGCCGCTGCTCGTGTTTGTTAAGAATTATCGCTTTCCTGACCCGCTTTTGCCCCTGGACAAGGTCATGATTGTGGTGGTTTCCATATTGCTGTCGCTGGCCAGTTGGAAGTTTGTAGAGACTCCGTTCCGGCGTTTGGGCAGGCACCGCTTAACTTCTCCGGCGGTTGTGGCAATCGGTTGTGCCGTGTTGGCTTTGTTCTTCGTGCTGGGGAAGTACATCCGCCTGCGGGACGGTATGCCGGAGCGCTTCGACTCACTCAAGCCGGACCTGGCCCGTAACATTGCCCACTCGGATTGGGTCAGCCTTACCGGGGCTCGGAAATACGGAAACTCGCGTTATTACGAGACCGGGGGATACCAGTTGCGCACATCCCCGGATCAGCCGCCTCAAGTGGTCCTCTTTGGCGACAGTCATGCAACGATGTTTGCTCCCGCCATTGACACGGTGACCACTGAGCTGGGGCTGCCGACATCGTTTTGCGCAAACGATGGCCAAAAGACATATATTGAGGATACGGATGAGCAGCGGGAGATGATGAATCAGCTTCTCGATCAATGGCATCCGAAAGTAATTATCTACATCTGCCGTTGGGAGGATTTGCTCAAAAACTCGGATGAGCAGGCCAGAACTGAGATATTTGCCCGGCTGGAGGAGCTGGCGTCTCGATGTGACCAGCTATATGTCTTTAATGAAATCCCGCGTATTTTTGACATCAAGAGAATCCGTGCCAGCGATTACATCTACGGAATCGCCAGAAAGAACGGCTGGGAGCTGCCGACTATTTCGGATCAGTCAACTTCCCTTAGTAATGACGTTGTGAGGTCCGAGCTTGAGAGCCTTGGCGCACACAATATCGAATTGGTCGATGCTTGCAGCCTCTACACAGAGGAAGGCTCCGTTGTTTATCATGATAATGAGGGGTACCTGTACTACCGGGATGATAGCCACCTGAATGCGATCGGAGCGGAGAAGATTACGCCACTGCTGCGTTCATTACTGGTGGAGACGTTTTCGGAGGTAGATGGAGGCACTCCTCCAGCAGGTGCGAGATAG
- the cydB gene encoding cytochrome d ubiquinol oxidase subunit II — translation MDLNTIWFILVGVLLTGYAMLDGFDLGVGGIHLFIKDDKERRILLNAIGPVWDGNEVWLVTGGGALFAAFPEVYATAFSGFYDAFMLLLFCLIFRACAIEFRSKEPGRLWRRSWDWGFSVGSMLAAFLIGVAMGNVTWGIPLDENHEFVGNFLGLLHPYALFLGVTTLALFMMHGNIYLIMKTEGALQEKLKRWVKITIPVYIGCFIIFNLWTIFACPHIESVMHKRPVELGIVFVLALLVVANIPREVHKGRYFLSFLSSCAGMGFLMLLFALSVYPNMIFSNPNPANSLNIYNGSSSEGTLEIMFWIALIGVPIVITYTSCVYYIFRGKVKLTEESY, via the coding sequence ATGGATCTAAACACCATTTGGTTTATTCTCGTCGGCGTCCTGCTCACCGGCTACGCCATGCTTGATGGCTTCGACCTCGGCGTGGGGGGCATTCACCTTTTTATTAAGGATGACAAGGAGCGGCGTATCCTGCTCAACGCTATCGGCCCGGTCTGGGACGGTAACGAAGTCTGGCTCGTGACCGGGGGTGGTGCGCTCTTTGCGGCTTTCCCGGAGGTCTACGCGACGGCGTTTTCGGGCTTCTATGATGCCTTCATGCTCCTGTTGTTCTGCCTGATCTTCCGGGCCTGCGCGATTGAGTTCCGCAGTAAGGAGCCGGGCCGTCTCTGGCGCCGCAGCTGGGACTGGGGCTTCTCCGTCGGTAGTATGCTGGCAGCCTTCCTTATCGGGGTGGCCATGGGGAACGTCACCTGGGGTATTCCGTTGGACGAGAACCACGAGTTCGTGGGTAACTTCCTCGGTCTGCTGCATCCCTACGCGCTCTTCCTCGGTGTCACGACACTGGCCCTGTTCATGATGCACGGTAATATCTACCTGATCATGAAGACCGAAGGGGCCCTGCAGGAGAAGCTCAAGCGCTGGGTGAAGATCACCATCCCGGTCTATATCGGCTGCTTCATCATCTTTAATCTTTGGACGATTTTTGCCTGCCCGCACATCGAGAGTGTGATGCACAAGCGCCCGGTTGAGCTGGGTATTGTCTTTGTGCTGGCTCTGCTGGTGGTGGCAAATATCCCCCGTGAGGTGCACAAGGGCCGGTACTTCCTGTCCTTCCTCAGCTCCTGTGCCGGTATGGGCTTCCTCATGCTGCTGTTCGCACTGAGCGTGTACCCGAACATGATTTTCTCTAATCCTAATCCCGCCAACAGCCTAAACATCTACAACGGCTCTTCCTCCGAGGGGACGCTGGAGATCATGTTCTGGATCGCTCTCATCGGCGTACCAATCGTGATCACCTACACCTCGTGCGTGTATTACATCTTCCGGGGCAAGGTGAAATTGACCGAAGAGAGCTACTGA
- a CDS encoding alpha-E domain-containing protein encodes MLSRVADSIYWMARYIERAENIARLVEVNLQLLLDFQDVDDNKLKEHWDPLIRSTGDEERFYSKYSKATSESVLEFLTFELENPNSVLSCVFNARENARMVRDQITFEMWETLNKLYLFLKSGRARQLFEADVHEFYQQIKEHSHLFQGLALATVSRDEGYDFLQVGSYIERADKTTRILDIKYHMLLPSVTDVGGAVDVTQWTAVLRSASAYEAYHQLYVADVNPAKIAEFLIFSETFPRSIRFCVQMLNECLHRISGCPLANYSNEAERLCGRLLSELNYGSVEEVFQEGLHEYLDRIQDRLNEIGGSTYKAYMFLPPVDMAGEIQVQQQQQQ; translated from the coding sequence ATGCTTTCCCGCGTCGCAGACTCAATTTACTGGATGGCCCGCTATATCGAGCGTGCTGAGAACATCGCCCGCCTGGTCGAGGTCAACCTGCAGCTCTTGCTGGACTTCCAGGATGTGGACGACAACAAGCTCAAGGAGCACTGGGACCCGCTCATCCGCTCCACCGGTGACGAGGAGCGCTTTTACTCCAAGTACTCGAAGGCCACCAGTGAGAGTGTGCTGGAGTTCCTGACCTTTGAGCTGGAGAACCCCAACAGCGTGCTTTCGTGCGTCTTTAACGCCCGCGAAAACGCCCGCATGGTTCGCGACCAGATCACCTTCGAGATGTGGGAGACGCTGAACAAGCTCTACCTCTTCCTCAAGTCGGGGCGCGCCCGCCAGCTCTTTGAGGCGGACGTGCACGAGTTTTATCAGCAGATCAAGGAGCACTCCCACCTGTTTCAGGGGCTGGCACTGGCCACGGTTTCCCGGGACGAGGGCTACGACTTTCTCCAGGTGGGTTCCTACATCGAGCGCGCGGACAAGACGACGCGTATCCTCGATATCAAGTACCACATGCTCCTGCCCAGCGTCACCGATGTGGGGGGCGCGGTGGACGTGACTCAGTGGACTGCTGTGCTGCGCTCGGCCAGTGCCTACGAGGCCTATCACCAGCTTTACGTGGCCGACGTGAACCCGGCCAAGATCGCCGAGTTCCTTATATTTTCCGAGACCTTCCCGCGCTCCATCCGATTCTGCGTGCAGATGCTCAACGAGTGCCTGCACCGCATCTCCGGCTGTCCGCTGGCTAACTACTCCAATGAGGCCGAGCGCCTCTGCGGCCGCCTCTTGTCTGAGCTCAACTACGGCTCGGTCGAGGAGGTGTTCCAGGAGGGGCTGCACGAGTATCTGGATCGCATCCAGGACCGCCTCAACGAGATCGGCGGCTCCACCTACAAGGCGTACATGTTCCTGCCTCCCGTCGATATGGCAGGCGAGATCCAGGTCCAGCAGCAACAGCAGCAGTAG
- a CDS encoding TIGR00282 family metallophosphoesterase yields the protein MPKVLFIGDIVGKPGRAFVQKHLAAFREEQGIDLVVANAENAAAGSGVTTAIVNELLAAGVDGITLGDHVWDQRGFADEINGLEKVCRPANLPPQCPGRTHLILEKDGFRLAVCTLLGNNFMKLTADCPFRTGDRLLGDIGSSADAVLMEIHAETTSEKVAFGWYFDGRASVVVGTHTHIPTADNTILPRGTAYQTDAGMSGPYRSVLGREVEPIVLKFLDGMPRRWPVAEGDVRMCGLMVDIDASSGLCLSQERVCLTQEV from the coding sequence ATGCCGAAAGTACTCTTCATCGGGGATATCGTTGGAAAACCGGGGCGCGCCTTCGTCCAGAAGCACCTGGCAGCCTTCCGGGAGGAGCAAGGCATCGACCTCGTCGTCGCCAATGCTGAAAATGCCGCCGCTGGCTCCGGGGTGACCACCGCGATCGTCAACGAACTGCTCGCCGCCGGAGTGGACGGCATCACGCTGGGCGACCATGTCTGGGACCAGCGCGGGTTCGCCGACGAGATCAACGGCTTGGAGAAAGTCTGCCGACCGGCAAATCTGCCCCCGCAATGCCCCGGCCGGACGCACCTGATCCTGGAAAAGGATGGCTTCCGCCTGGCAGTGTGCACCCTATTGGGTAACAATTTTATGAAGCTGACCGCGGACTGCCCCTTCCGGACCGGCGACCGCCTCCTGGGCGATATCGGCAGCTCAGCTGATGCTGTTTTGATGGAGATCCACGCCGAGACGACCTCTGAGAAGGTGGCCTTCGGGTGGTACTTTGACGGGCGCGCCTCTGTCGTGGTCGGGACGCATACGCATATCCCCACCGCCGACAACACCATCCTGCCGCGCGGTACCGCCTACCAGACGGATGCCGGGATGAGCGGCCCCTACCGCTCGGTCCTCGGGCGTGAGGTCGAGCCCATCGTCCTGAAATTCCTCGACGGGATGCCGCGGCGCTGGCCGGTGGCCGAGGGTGACGTGCGTATGTGCGGGTTGATGGTGGATATAGATGCCTCCTCCGGCTTGTGTTTGAGTCAGGAGCGGGTATGCTTGACGCAGGAAGTGTGA
- a CDS encoding cytochrome ubiquinol oxidase subunit I — translation MDVEILSRIQFAFTIAFHYIYPAFSIGLGLFLVIVQLFWLKTRRPVYHNMARFWTRIFGLTFAIGVASGIVMEFEFGTNWATYSRFVGDVFGSPLAIEGLYAFFLESGFLAVLLFGWDKVGPYTHFFATLMVCLGSHFSAVWIVVANSWMQTPAGYYLAEKVKVTADGIQHPMTAALAEGTFTIKEVPLPSDYIVQADQLDNVRAVITDFWAMVFNPSSVDRLTHVVLGCWLAGAFLVISISAFYLLRKRHTEFAKSSLKIALTMGTVAALLQLWSADETARGVADNQPIKLAAIEGLAESQTEAPLGLFGIVTWEKDEEGNITGINESSLKVPGLLSILVSGEFMDMQKASEVEVKGLYELPSDEFIKSRHPDATPEEIAKIRPDYWPEVPVVFQTYHIMIACGMALIGITILGCILWKTGMLFKLEKKWVRGFMWILVLSVFIPQIANQAGWFTAEMGRQPWVVYEVLKTSEGLSKAVKAHQVLSSLIGFFLIYTLLFFVFLYTLDRKIKHGPKDDESIEVLPEKWQKLVKVEHGPTLDK, via the coding sequence ATGGACGTCGAAATCCTCTCACGGATCCAGTTTGCCTTCACGATTGCCTTCCACTACATTTATCCGGCCTTCAGCATCGGGCTGGGTCTGTTTCTGGTTATAGTCCAGTTGTTTTGGTTGAAAACGCGGCGACCGGTTTACCACAACATGGCGCGTTTCTGGACGCGTATCTTTGGCCTTACGTTTGCTATCGGGGTTGCCAGCGGCATCGTGATGGAGTTCGAGTTCGGGACGAACTGGGCCACGTACTCGCGCTTTGTGGGGGACGTCTTCGGCAGTCCGCTTGCTATTGAGGGGCTCTATGCCTTCTTCCTGGAGTCAGGCTTCCTGGCCGTGCTGCTCTTCGGTTGGGACAAGGTCGGCCCGTACACACACTTTTTTGCCACTCTGATGGTCTGTCTGGGGTCGCACTTCAGCGCCGTCTGGATTGTGGTGGCCAACTCCTGGATGCAGACCCCGGCCGGTTACTACCTGGCTGAAAAGGTCAAGGTCACCGCTGACGGTATCCAACATCCCATGACAGCCGCTCTGGCCGAGGGCACCTTTACCATCAAGGAAGTGCCGCTGCCGTCAGACTATATAGTTCAGGCTGACCAGCTTGATAACGTTCGCGCCGTCATCACCGACTTTTGGGCCATGGTTTTCAACCCCTCTTCGGTTGACCGCCTGACTCACGTGGTTCTGGGCTGCTGGCTGGCCGGGGCTTTCCTCGTCATCAGCATCAGCGCCTTCTACCTGCTGCGTAAGCGCCACACCGAGTTTGCTAAGTCCTCGCTGAAGATCGCCCTGACCATGGGGACAGTTGCTGCCCTGCTCCAGCTCTGGAGTGCGGACGAGACCGCCCGTGGCGTGGCTGATAATCAGCCCATCAAGCTGGCTGCTATCGAGGGCTTGGCTGAGTCGCAGACCGAGGCCCCCTTGGGCTTGTTCGGCATCGTGACTTGGGAGAAGGACGAAGAGGGCAATATCACCGGCATCAATGAAAGCTCGCTCAAGGTGCCGGGCCTGCTGAGTATTTTGGTCTCCGGTGAGTTTATGGACATGCAGAAGGCCTCCGAAGTCGAGGTGAAGGGCCTCTACGAGCTTCCTTCTGACGAGTTTATCAAGTCCCGACACCCGGACGCCACCCCCGAGGAAATCGCAAAGATCCGGCCCGACTACTGGCCGGAAGTGCCGGTGGTATTCCAGACCTACCACATCATGATCGCCTGCGGTATGGCCTTGATCGGGATTACGATACTCGGCTGTATCCTGTGGAAGACCGGGATGCTCTTTAAACTGGAGAAGAAATGGGTCCGCGGCTTTATGTGGATTCTGGTCCTGTCGGTCTTCATCCCGCAGATCGCTAATCAGGCGGGGTGGTTTACGGCTGAGATGGGACGCCAGCCCTGGGTCGTCTACGAGGTCTTAAAGACCTCGGAAGGACTTTCTAAGGCGGTGAAAGCGCATCAGGTGCTGAGCTCGCTGATTGGTTTCTTCCTGATCTACACCCTTTTGTTCTTTGTGTTCCTGTACACGCTCGACCGGAAAATCAAACACGGCCCGAAGGACGACGAGTCCATCGAAGTGCTGCCTGAAAAGTGGCAGAAGCTCGTAAAGGTCGAGCATGGGCCGACGCTGGACAAATGA
- a CDS encoding circularly permuted type 2 ATP-grasp protein, with protein sequence MHFQNYTTDDFFDEMFEAPGKVRPHYEMLAERFSRLSDEEFEEKRQAVDLSFLRAGVTFTVYSDNQGTERIMPFDLIPRVIPGDEWDLLERGLKQRLEALNLFLHDIYHDQKILKDNVIPPSYVLSSKDFRREMMGVDVPRNIYIHICGTDLIRDDKGQYLVLEDNGRCPSGVSYVLENRAAMRRAFPNLFPSAGVRPVEHYSEDLLKMLKHISPVQDREPTVAILTPGVYNSAYFEHCFLARQMGVEIVEGRDLVVRDYKVYMRTTKGLQQVDVIYRRINDDFLDPSVFNPDSLLGVPGLLNAVRAGNLGLANAIGTGVADDKVMYYFVPRMIKYYLDQDPILPNVETYLPSEKQDYDFVINNLDKLVVKSANEAGGYGMLMGPWATKEEIQKFHDDIKKNPRNYIAQNPISLSRHPTYCGELGFEGRHIDLRPYIICGDGIKITPGGLTRVALRKGSLVVNSSQGGGAKDTWVLYNQ encoded by the coding sequence ATGCATTTCCAAAACTACACCACGGACGACTTCTTTGATGAAATGTTCGAGGCGCCTGGCAAGGTACGTCCTCACTATGAAATGCTCGCCGAGCGCTTTTCGCGCTTGAGTGACGAAGAGTTTGAGGAAAAGCGGCAGGCCGTTGACCTGTCTTTCCTCAGGGCAGGGGTGACCTTTACGGTTTACTCTGACAATCAGGGAACGGAGCGCATCATGCCCTTTGACCTGATCCCGCGTGTCATCCCCGGTGATGAGTGGGACCTGCTGGAGCGAGGCCTCAAGCAGCGCCTGGAGGCCCTCAACCTCTTCCTGCATGACATTTATCACGACCAGAAGATTTTAAAGGATAACGTCATCCCGCCCAGCTACGTGCTCAGCTCGAAGGACTTCCGGCGCGAGATGATGGGTGTGGATGTGCCGCGTAATATTTACATCCACATTTGCGGCACCGACCTGATCCGCGACGACAAGGGCCAGTACCTCGTCCTGGAGGATAACGGCCGCTGCCCCTCCGGCGTTTCCTATGTGCTGGAAAATCGCGCCGCCATGCGCCGCGCCTTCCCGAATCTTTTCCCCTCCGCGGGTGTGCGCCCGGTCGAGCACTACTCCGAGGATCTGCTCAAGATGCTCAAGCACATCTCGCCCGTGCAGGACCGCGAACCGACGGTGGCCATCCTCACGCCCGGCGTGTACAACAGCGCGTACTTCGAGCACTGCTTCCTGGCCCGCCAGATGGGGGTCGAGATCGTAGAAGGACGTGACCTCGTCGTGCGCGACTACAAGGTCTACATGCGCACCACCAAGGGGCTGCAGCAGGTGGACGTGATTTACCGCCGCATCAACGACGACTTCCTCGATCCGAGCGTTTTCAACCCGGACTCGCTGCTCGGCGTGCCGGGCCTGCTCAACGCCGTGCGCGCGGGTAACCTCGGCCTCGCCAATGCGATCGGTACCGGGGTGGCTGACGACAAGGTCATGTACTACTTCGTGCCGCGCATGATCAAGTACTACCTGGATCAGGACCCGATCCTGCCCAATGTCGAGACCTACCTGCCTTCCGAAAAGCAGGACTACGACTTCGTGATCAACAACCTCGACAAGCTCGTGGTGAAGTCCGCCAACGAGGCGGGCGGCTACGGGATGCTGATGGGCCCTTGGGCCACGAAGGAGGAGATCCAGAAGTTTCACGACGACATCAAGAAGAACCCGCGCAACTATATCGCGCAGAACCCGATTTCGCTCTCACGCCACCCCACCTACTGCGGGGAGCTCGGCTTCGAGGGCCGCCACATCGACCTGCGCCCGTACATCATCTGCGGCGACGGCATTAAGATCACCCCCGGTGGGCTTACCCGTGTCGCTTTGCGCAAGGGCTCGCTCGTCGTCAACTCCTCCCAGGGCGGTGGTGCCAAGGATACCTGGGTGCTGTATAATCAGTAA